The Nicotiana tomentosiformis chromosome 2, ASM39032v3, whole genome shotgun sequence genome includes the window accgtggggccaaggataatagtgattgcttaatactgatttcGATAACACACATTGCTTTatacttgttctcgtaagaatctttgttttcaggataaacatgtcaaactcacaagcagcgcctacacatggtgacaacaacctcggatttcacgggaaaaatgacaatatagccgcccCAGGGATCGAAGCACCCGAGGCTGACCTCGAGGGAGTACCAATTGCAAATCccatcgatgtcagttcacatgtcgccctaaatgcaaatttgggcgttgatcccgaaggtagcgtacgcagggaagtttgatcaggtggtcgaggtacgcagggaagttcgatcaATTGATATTTGAAATGTTACAAACTCAACAAGTtactatagcacaactacaaaatcagcaccgaacaccgagtaggatcgaaccagaagtcgtccaTAGGATCGAGCCTGTGCTGGAAAGGTTGAacgccaacgaatcggggactgaccccgccattatgaaaatgctcgaggagctcactaaatggattgaatcaggagaaaagaaaatcgaggcaaatgacaagaaagtagagacatacaaatcctaggttgaccaaataccgggggcaccgccgattctaaagggtatggattcaaagaaattcgtacagaagcctttccctccaagtgcggctctgaAACCCATTTCGAAGAAAttccgaatgccagaaattcctaagtacaatgggaccaccgaccctaatgagcatgtcacttcttatacatgtgcaaaaaaagggaatgacttggaagacaatgagattgaatctgttctactgaagaaatttggagaaaccttgtcgaaaggagcaatgatatggtaccacaatttgctgcctaattccattgattccttcgccatgcttgtagactctttcgtaaaggcacatgccggagcaataaagTTTGCAACTAGGAAGTCGAaactcttcaaggtgaaacaaaaaaataacgaaatgttgagggaattcgtatctcggttccagatggaaTGCATGGAACTACcatcggtcacagacgattgggatgttcaagcctttactcaaggtttgagcgaacgaagttcggtggcatcatgacaactaaagcagaatttaattgaatatccagcgatatcaggtcctcgatatcatcgaaaaaagggatcctacaaacttggcatgaTGAACGGTGAACAATCACCAAACatttggaacatatcactcctcaaacgatattactgttaaggtaggaccttctccattttcgtttatattttatactaatcattcgcaggtgtttaatcgaatacaccaaaggattcttcaaacacaaagtccttaggtctgaaagcacacgttgcactcctttttccttagaccggtttttatcccaaatgggtttttccggcgaggtttttaacgaggcaaccattattcgtgctaacttagagcaattcaacagtatctgaggcttctttacaatcaacctcgaatactggggggcatcaccctcggatagttacaagaaaagtacttcgtgtcgacagggtctcgataggtaaagtAACAAACGATCAAATGAACCGTTTCCATGTAGATTACTTgagccctaatggcaaaacatgtacgcatgtataatctattgaaagaagtatttttccttactaGATGTTccatgccttagagaaatttatactttataatttcatatttatgATCTATTATGGAAACTGGCTTAGGGGtcgatcacaactgaagttcaaacaatttaccctatactcggggactgccgtccaaaacAATCGACATGATCGAAGTACTAAACCTCGAAATCGTAAaaccttaaaaaggcaatcctcgattttataagccacggccaccccactcggggattgACACTTCGAACGAGTTCGAAGTATAACAGAGAAACAAGCCTAAGGGGCAAATCCTaaactaaaggctacggccaaattaacacggttcggagaccCACGAATTTCGTTATAAAATAGGACTTCAAATATTCTcaaaaaccggttaaaaaggcaaccctcggctgaattactaagggtctcgataatatcgaccctcgaaaaacCCTAAGGTATAGCGAATTGTTCGAACTCCCAGACAATTTTGtgctaaggcataacaaagtAAAGGATTTCTATAACACCAATCCTCAAaaaacctaatgggtacaaatttaTCTCGTGTTAAGGCATgacaaatttttatgattaatttttcaagccgaaaaaggggaaaagccattcttttaaggccatatcggcctaattcaagagcctaagggtcattttattttttgagttcgagaaatcgtccttactcaactaaaacctaagggtcactctacttcgagttcgagcaagtactcactcgattttaaagactacactggtccgacttcggtctagttgcctaaagtcccaaacttgtgagcaaaatctccataagacatgaaggcatgaatgaaatagaattttcaTGAGGTAGGAAAtagaataaagacaagtcaaagagaaaaaagatcttttatctatacgaaaatatttacaaggaccgatcagggtcccgcacaaaaaatcaaaaaagaaaaagcctaagattcctaattttcctcaggggcagcttcttctccatcgaggtcctccccattctcggacccgctcttggtgccatcatcatcatcatcatcggaagaggcCAGCGCTCTAGCATCAGCTTCATGctctttagcctttattatctcgtcggtaagatcgaaacctcgagaatggatctcttcgagggtttccctccgagattggcatttgacGAGTTCAACAATataatgtgctcgagtttgagcggtctcggctgcctctctctcTTGGAcgtgagcggcttcagcatcggcccggtaaATAGCCACGatcgcctctgcctcggcctttgccttttcggcttcagatttggacTTTgtaagttcggaagccaaccgagccttgaGCTCCTCTATTTTATTTGCCTGAgctgagctcttctccttcatgcctcaaagctgactttcgaccgatgacaattgggctcgagcaaccTCTTTTTCACCAGCAAAGCAGTCCATACTtcctttccaccccaaggtctccgctTTCATCATATTGACCTCCTTGTggaactgctcgatcctctcgaccttctATTGCAGcagtgagattgaaatgttagccaccgttcccgaatcgagcccatgagcttttaagattttcattacccgctcgatcaggtcggtctgatcttggtgagccttggacaactcggctcggaggtccttgatctcctcttctttttgcccacTAAGAAGTTTAAGGGCATTTTTCCCCTCCGTGAGCCCTCGGAGGTCGGCCTCATATCGACTCAGCTCTGCTCGGGACTTTGAAAACACCTCCCGATGAAGCGCCAATTAGATAGGAAGAGAAGAAATAAACTAAGTATGATATCGACAAAGAGAGTTGAGACTCACCCGCTTCAAGGCTTGTTGAGCCTCATCGAGGAGACTCGATGCTTCACTCAGGTCGGTAGCATCATCGACCCCGATAAAGTAACCATAAAAGGGGTCCTCCCCTCCATGGGCCCCGTCTACTTCGGGAGTCCTCGTAGCTTGGGCCTCCCGAATTGCCTCCTCGGAAAACGCAGGGAGAATCGGCGAGTCTCCAatatctattgccccaagtgagccACTTGGGGCATTCTCCTTGCTGTGAAGGGCCTCGGAGCCGGTCCCTTCAGACATACCCGCCTTTTTTTCATCTCGGTGGGAGGCATCTTCGATCTTCgacgactcggggactttgcctgAGTCCTTTTCCAAGACCCCCTCGACTCGAGGTGGAATCTCCTCAACCACCACCGACTCAGCGGCCTTTGGGgcctcgatggttttcttcactcgggccaccagttccGAACCatcgtcttcatcttcttcttctttctccctTAGTCGTTGAATCACATCCGCAGGCAGGGCAACAATGTATTTCTTTGGCTTACGAACCGGATTCTTCTTAGGCTttggatcctcggaggttgagGTCTTTTTTCTCTTCTTAACCTTCGCCGGCTTCGAAACCGGGGTCAAGGTCTCCTCCTCACCAGACGGGGGCCCTCATGACCGCATCCTTGCCCAGGCCTATACACGAGAAAATTGAATAAGTAGAAGAAGTGCATcttaatcaaatcatcaaatacacaaaaagtgggcttactatgattcttggcctcctatcggccctttgctaaatcacgccatgagcgctcggcgtatgtagaggtcgaggccaggttcCGAACCCAGCTCTCGAGGTCGGAAATCGCACggggcatccaagcgaccgctacatcatggaaaaagACATCAATGAGAAAAGACAAAGGAACAAATAATACATGGAAGCTAACTATGAGAGGGTACTTATGATTCATGTtctatttctcaggaaatggtTTCTTCTCGGCTGgaattaggtcggaagtcctcattCGAACGAATCGGCCCATCCAGCCTAGATCCGTGTtttcgtctatgctcgagaacaacactttgaTAGCCcggcgttggagttttattaacctgcctcgatagaggcgggggctatacaatctgataaggtgatcgagggtgaaagggagcccctcgactttgctcacgaagcagaataacaattcgccaaaaggaatgatggatttggcctaaggttatttgatattgacggcaaaaatcaacgATGCCCGGGGTCAAGGGGGCCCATCgtaaaagggtaagtgtaaacacttagaaacccttccacatgggtggtgatgtcttcttcgggggtcgggatcaccacctctttgccctcccagttgcagtctttctttacctgcttaaggtatccctcagttatcgagcatatatacctcgacattggctcgcatcgacctggaatcgacgaggctttatcggtcttgAAGTCGGAGTTTCGCGCGCACCCCCAGGAATGCATTCCTCAAGACGGGGTTCCACCGGCGTTTTTCCGCCGGCCGGTTGAGAAGATGGAGTGGTTTCTTTTTGTGGTGCTGTTTTCGATGTTTTTGCTATTTTTGTGTAAGtttgaagaagaggaagataatagGACTTGACGTTTGAGAAAGGATTAACAGCAAAACCTGAAGATTTGTAAAAGGGAAGAGCTTAAGAGATGTAAAAACTCTGG containing:
- the LOC138906163 gene encoding uncharacterized protein, producing the protein MTSFSRRFAVNPFSNVKSYYLPLLQTYTKIAKTSKTAPQKETTPSSQPAGGKTPVEPRLEECIPGGARETPTSRPIKPRRFQPAKVKKRKKTSTSEDPKPKKNPVRKPKKYIVALPADVIQRLREKEEEDEDDGSELVARVKKTIEAPKAAESVVVEEIPPRVEGVLEKDSGKVPESSKIEDASHRDEKKAGMSEGTGSEALHSKENAPSGSLGAIDIGDSPILPAFSEEAIREAQATRTPEVDGAHGGEDPFYGYFIGVDDATDLSEASSLLDEAQQALKRKVERIEQFHKEVNMMKAETLGWKGSMDCFAGEKEVARAQLSSVESQL